A stretch of DNA from Schizosaccharomyces osmophilus chromosome 2, complete sequence:
GTATAGCGATGAAAAAAACTcataaattccaaaaagaaccTCCTCGTCGTATTGATACCTTGTGCATCCGAACCCCAATACTGTAGCCCATTATTACAATATTCCTGTAAAATTTCTAGACGTTGAGTTGATGACTTGTCAATGTATTGACGAGCATCAAtctcttcaaaaatccAAGGTTTTACGAGTGCACCACGGGCAATCATGGTTGTGTCAACACCCGTATCCATTCCCTCATACCAATCCTCCCAGCTGTAGCAATCACCATTTCCGATAAAAGCCAGTGGTTGTGTACGAAGACTTCCTTCGGGTAAATCTTCGATTCCTTCGTTCAGCTTGCGAATGTTAGAAGCACAATCCTTCACGTATTCCCAGTTTGCTAATTTGGAATATCTCTGCTGGCGAGATCGTCCATGCAGTACAGCAGCAGAAGTGTTCGTTTCTTGATGAATACGACTCAAAAGTTTATTCACAACGGGATGATCCTCCCGATTTCCCGTACGAAGCTTTACAGTTGTAGGAATGGTACCGGAAATAGCATCGATACCCTGTAAATTTCGGATGAGACGACTAGGACTCTCCAGCAAAGAGGATCCTGCTCCTTGACGAAAGACGAGGTCAATGGGGCAACCGCAattcaaatccaaaaaatctGCTCCATCACAGTTCTCAGCAATAACCTGGGCTGTTTTTACACCTTGCCAAAGTTTTGAGCAGGCTAACTGAATACCTAAAATTCCCTTTCTTCCACTAGGCATAATTTCCCGCTCAGTATTGATACCACGAACAAGAGCCCATTCTGGCTGATGACCTTGCATCAAAGGCTGACACATCGCCATCTCAGTATAAAAGGTATCAGCACCCAAAGATCCGCAAAGCCGACGAAAAGGAGGATTACCAACTGTGGTTAATGGGGCAAGAATCTTTCTACCTTTCCagtcaattcttcttttctcttgaGGTCGCAATGTTGGTAAAAGAACGTCGGAACGAGATTGTTTGTGGATTCCGTCCGTAGTCACCTTATGATTTCCTTCCCCttcatcttgtttttgCGGTGTTTCCGTGGCTTGAGATTCGGGTCCATCTTCCTTAACTGCCTTGGGATCGTTATTATCAGCAAGCGTCTGATCTTGATTTTGATCTCTTGTACCGTTAACCTCTTGTTTTGGGGATTCTTGGATATTTTGGTCATTTGATTTcggtttttcttctccaaGTACAATAGAAATCATTCTTTCGGCTTTACTCAAATCCAATTGCTTTGTTCGAAGTTTCTTCTGAACGTTTTTGTCGACAGCATTCAACATAGTAAGTCCGAATTTACTGTCTGGCTTTTCAACCAGCTCATGCTTTCCATCTTCGTTAAGTTTTACATGACCCGATAACCATCGACACTTGTATCCAGCGGGGCAAATGCCATAAGTTTCAAAATTAACGCATTTTTCACCCAAATCAGGTTCCTTTTGAGAGAGATATACTTCTACATCGTGACCAAATTTACAGTTGCTTTGGAATGGGCACTCCTTTCCTACAGAAATCGCAGGGCACAACGCGTTCTCCTCACGTACAGAAACTTTGCtcctctttttgttttgtccGCGCTCTTTAGGCTTGCGCTTTCTCTCCGCTTGCTCTGGTTTAGCAAGGAATCTAATTTGGGTTAGCAATTAAATTTAGCATTCTTTCACATACTCTTCGCGAATAGGAGCAACTCCAGAGTGTGGATCCGACATGTTTCAAGCAGATCAAAAGGCAATGCTCCCCCTGTTGGAAATGGCTTTATtgctaaaaataaaagtttagACCATACTGCTGAGATTCTGTGTCAAATAGCGTGCTGTCAAAGGATtcacaaaaacaaaggaaaacacTACAGCGAGAGATCGttaaattgtaaacaattcttttaagGCATGGGTTGGTTTTCCAGAAACATAATTAAGGCAGACATGAGACGTTGAGTTTGATCTTAagctttttcataaacttGGTTTCAGCCGAATTGgcaaaagtgaaaaaggCACTTGAGTTTTCTTAGGCTTTTAAAGTTGAGGTTGAACCTTGAACGATAGTCAAACACTATTCAGCtggaaaaaacaaagattaAGGCAGGTTTTATGAAGTTTACGAGAAAGTGAAGAATTGAATCGCTTTTTACCCCTTTGGAGTGGATTAGACATACCTTCGAGTTCGTTCAACCGAGAGCTCATCATTCACCAAGCGCCTTTTGAGTACACATTTTATTGTTGCGTCAATATGAGTTTAAGACTACCAGGGCTTGCAGACATGCATGTTCATCTTCGCGATGGCGAAATGATGAAGCATGTGGTTCCTACTGTTAATCAAGGAGGTGTTTCTGTAGCTTACGTTATGGTATGTAGACTAAAAGTTCTTTGAAGCATGATCAATGGAGttgatttgaaaaattacaattgaaaatgctAATTAAGAGTAATAGCCGAACCTTGTTCCTCCTATTACAACAGTAGACGCTTGCTTGAAGTATAAAGCTGAAATCGAACTGTTGGACcgtaaaacaaaatactTGATGTCCTTATACCTTTCTCCAGAAATAACACCGAAAGTCATTCACGACGCCAGTAAACGAGGAGTTCGCGGCGTCAAGTCGTACCCCAAAGGCGCCACTACCAATTCTGACAGCGGTGTAGAAAGCTATGAACCTTTCTATGCTACATTTGAAGCCATGGAAGAAACTGGTATGGTTTTGAATATCCATGGAGAAGTCCCTGCTTCAACCAGTGATGATGTATTTAGTGCTGAGCCAAGATTTTTGCCTACCTTACTAGACTTGCACAAACGATTTCCCAATTTGAAGATTGTTCTGGAGCATTGCAGTACAGAAGAAGCTATTGAAGCTGTATTAAATTGTGGTCCGAGTGTTGCTGGTACCATCACCGCGCATCACATGTACATAACTCATAAGGATTGGGAAAATGATCCTCATTGTTTCTGCAAGCCAGTAGCGAAAACCGAAAAGGATCGTTTGGCTTTGATTAAAGCAGCTACAAGCAGAAACCcgaagtttttctttggatcAGACTCAGCTCCTCATCCCCAATCCTCGAAACAGAAGACGCCTCCCGCCGCTGGAGTTTTCTCTCAGGCTTTTGAAGCATCTTATTTAGCCGATATATTTGACAAGGAAGGATGCTTACATGCTTTACAAGATTTCGCTTGCAAATTTGGTAGAGACTTTTATGATGTTCCCATTGAAGAATCAGCCCCCTCGCTAATCTTGGAAAATAATCCTTTTACAATTCCACCATTAATCAATGACTGCCTAGTTCCTTTCCGTCCTCGAGAGAATTCAAATTGGCAATGTCGATGGGAGGAAGGCACTTTATAATCGACAAATACTTAATTGAGTGCCTTTTTGTGACTTTTGTTGGCTTCGTGTAGCTCAATACTTTTAATGGCAATACAAactttatttgtttattggTTTACTGGAAATGCAGTTAGCtacttttcaaacaaatgCATATGATCTAACTACCCCATCTAAATCCAAGCCTTTCATTCACAAAAGCAATGTAAAGTCTACTGATAAGTcttataaatttttatacaaaacCTTAACCGGTGGAGAttttaaagataaaaacaaaggcaTAGATGATTAACTTGTACGCATTgccaaaaacaaaaggtgTTTCTGAATCTACTTGTGATCTAATGCATTACTAAGAAAACATGAACAACAACTGTCTGATCACTAAGAAAGGcaattttattctttataaGCTTTTAgtcttttcaaaacaattaatTCCTTCAGGAAGCTACTGTTCATGGAACCAATGTTACAATCAACTTTTGTTCTTAATAGGAATTTCGTcgaggaaaaaaagaatatagaAAAGTAAACCTTCATTATGTaaattatatattattgtaattttttctataaattTCACTATATTACATTACTGCTAAACTACTTACCAGATTTGGTGTACAGGGGCAAGCAACGGCGACTAGTTGTCCTTTACCATCTCAACACGAACTACACGAAAGTAAAAGATGTCGGAAACTAGATTGTTTATAGGGCGTATTCCCCCTCAAGGTAATATAATACAATAGGTAGACCAGAATTAACGATTTTTCTAGCTGTTCGTGAGGACGTGGAGGACTTCTTCAAAGGCTATGGCCAAATCCTTGACTGCAAAGTTATGAATGGTTTTGGATTCGTTGAGCTTGAAGATGCTCGTGATGCTCGGGATATAGTGAATGACTTTCAAGGAAAAGAGTTTATGGGCAGTCAAATAGTTGTAGAACCTGCTCGTggtgaaagaaaaagaagagaaaatttcCGTGAAACTGCTGCTGCTAAGtaagttttttaaatatttaagaaaaaattacaatgGGTTTGGTTAAATCTCGCGCAAGTTGTCGTTGAgccttttgtatttttgaaaagattgcACCGACTCTTGGTTTGTCCATACAATCCAGCTTTATgacttcttttccaaaatccTGTGTTATTATACTGGATTAGCAATTTCTAACATCTTTAGATACCCTCGTCCACGTCGCACTGGCTATCGTTTAATTGTTGAAAACTTATCTGAAGAAGTTAGCTGGCAGGTAAAGATATCAGCGAATGATTAACGAGTAAGTTATTAACTTCATATGTTTAGGACTTGAAAGATGTAATGAGACAAGCCGGTGAACCAACATTTACTGATGCTCATCGTCAAAATCTTGGTTTTGGGTATGTTAAACATCTAAAAAAACCTTGATGTGATAAGTTACTAACAATTGATAGTGTCGTTGAATTCTCGACTGAAGATGATATGAGAAATGCTCTCACAAACCTCAATGGTGAAGAAATTAAGGGTACCGCAATTGCTTTGCGTGAAGATCCTGTATGTATtaattcgtttttttttttgaaatatactaactaaatgaaaagaatgctCCCAATGAACCTCTTCCCGAAGGCCCAGGTTTCCGCTCTAGGTCTCCACCTCCTCGTCGTCGTTTCCCTATGGACAACCGTAGAGGAGGATTTGCTCGTCGTGATACCTATCGCCCTGTCAGAGATGATACCTATCGCCCTGTCAGAGATGATGATCATCGCCCTGCCAGAGATGATGATCGTCGCTATATCCCCAGAGGTGGCGCTCGTGACAGTTTTCGTCGTGGAGGACGTGATGATTTTAGAGGACGTGATGACTTCAGAGGACGCGATGATTTCAGACGCGGCCCTCGCCGTGACGATTACCGCAGACCCAGAGCCGATGAATATCGTCCTCGTCGTGATGATTCCTACCGTCCTCGTCGTGATGATTATCCTGCCCGTGATGAAGAATATGGTCGTGATGCTTATGAACGTAGTCCTTCTCCCCGCCGTGAACGTAGCCGTTCTCCCAGATACGCGGACGAGTACAGTTCATACCCACCTGCACCCGCTTCTGAAATGCAGCAATCTAATGACGCTCCAAGCTATCCTGGGGAACCTGCTAACTCCGTCCCTGCTGAAGCTGGCGAAGGTCAAGTTGCTGCTGAATGGtaaatttagaaaattggttttattttaaagtCATATATGATACACTATTAGTATTCCTACTTGTTGTTCTGATATCCTTATTTTGAGCTTGAATTAATCTTCTCTTGCGGTTGGAACATCGGATGTTTCACTCGAAATAATCGTGGATTTTATCGTAATATTTCATTCGTGTAGTACCTTTATACCATCTCTTTTGTATTGGAATATTCAATTCTGGTCACTCATTTATGCTGAACGTTCTTTTTACTTCTCTACTTCATACATTTTGTTATAAATTCTAATTATCTAGTGTATGTTGCATGTTGTGTGTcttttcgttctttctttctattgAATTGATAAtaaattttggaataatTTAATACATTCGGACGATTGAATTCTTGGATGAAAATCAATAGAAATCGCAATAGCATTCTTACAacctatttttttcaaggaaACTTGTTACCTTTTGTACATATCACCACCTTAATTGACTACTACCGCCAGCATATTTGTTATTATTGTTCTTATGTAACGTAGAATATCATATATGATTGAAAGACGTAAGTCTAAGACAAGAAAGTTATAATTTGCGCAGAGCTTTTTATAGTAATTTAAATCCTAGAATACATCCCTTTCGACGTCTATAAAGACTCACAAACATTTTTCGAATAGCACATACTGTAGATACGAAAGGAGACTCAATAAGCATCATTGTAAATTAAGGCTAATCAGTTTTGTTTCGGAATAATGATAGCATATGAGACTCGCATTTTCTAAATGAAACTGCTGCtaaatgcaaaaagaaagtacGTGTGCATACTTGTAACCGTATATGTGGGTTGGGTTACATATAAAATTGAAATGCtcgaaaaaagaaaagaagaaagaatgaaaaagatggTTAAAGGCGAGGTTTAACGAAGcatataataaaaattggAAAGCACGAAAGggaaaaatgcaaaagataaaaggaaaacaaacgaaaacaGGAggtagaaaaaaaactaacCACAATGTAAAAAGAACTAAAATAAATAGGCTCGATGATGCAAAGTGTGAAGAATAAGGAGACGGAATATGAAGCACATATCAAGGGAGAAGGGTCGATGATGACGAAGCTTCAAAGTTTAAACGACTAAGAACATATTGTAGAGCCACTTATGTAATAAAAATAGGATTAAGATGCGAGAACGATAATTAAGCAATGATACAGCATTTTGTAGAGCTTTTATCCGTTTCCAAATCCCGTACCGTCAAGGCAGCTCGAGTAGCAGCTTCGAAAACATCATCTACACCATCACCTGTCAAAGAAGAGCATTCCATATACTTTCTTGCGCCGATTCTCTGTGCAACAATTTCAGCTTGCTGTGGTTTaacaaaattttggtttcgCCGTCGCATTTCTTCAACTGCGGCTGGATCAGTTCTCAAATCCGCCTTCATACCGACGAGAATGAAGGGTATATTAGGGCACAGTGTATTAACCTCTTCAATCCACTGTATGTATGTTAGAAATAAGTAACTAATAGATATTGCAATAGTAAAGGTAGTTACCTTTGTAGAAACGTTTTCCAAGGAATCCGGAGAATCAATAGCAAAACCTATAAGAATAATGTGTGCTTTGGCATAAGACATTGGGCGTAAGCGCTTAGAGAGTTAGCTCCTTGttacaaaagtaaataaaaaaaattttttaaatttacAAGCTGTACGTACTTCGTATTCTTCTTGACCACTGATTCTTTGTTAGCAACAGAAAGAGTTATTAAATAACTTACGCTGTATCCCATAACGCTAACTGAACGGACTTTCCATCTAcctgaaagaaaagttaaTAAATGTAAAAGACAACAGTTACGTACTCTACAGTCCGAAACATAATTCTCAAACACGGTAGGAACCTGAAATTCGTGTTAATGAAGAAAGTAGGAGAATAACCATACATATTCCTAAAGGTTAATCATTAGTAAACCGGACAGAAAAATATCAATGAAATAGTAATGACAAAGGCAACACTTACCGTAGGAAAATAACCTAAAGTGAATACTGACAGCAGAGACGTTTTTCCACATGCGCCGTCACCAACAACAACTAATTTTCTGAAATCAGTTAGTAATTGAATCTCCCTTTTATTACTCACCTCCGAATAGACTGAGACTGGAGCATGAGACGAGTTATCTGAtatgcaaaagaaagatggAAAACGAATGTAAATGAATCTAGCTCAACTCCGGGCAAGTCCGACACAGCACAACCAATCGCGTTGTAGTCTGTCGTATGTATATATCACTGTAATTCTTAGAAACAATTTAAAAAGTCAATCCCAAGGtattgttcttttctaaGTACGTGtcaaaattaaaacaacGAGCGCAGTAAGGActaattcaaaaattagaTATTATCTATACGTTTAACCGAGCAGGAACAATTCACTCTACCTACCTTGCAGAGAATTTGAGGTGAAGCTAGAATACGCTTAGGATTGGTTTCGTAGGTCATCAActatggaagaagaaagacaCATTACGAACAGTGATTTTTAATGAAGCACACATTACTACGCACTCCCTGCTTAAAGCATTTTACGCCATACATTATCCTCTCCTAAAACCTTTACCGTACAATACAGACTACGGTATATAATTTTTGGGAGCAACCCGTTCAATCATAGGCGAAAGGCAGGTTGTATTCGTTACGTTTCCgtaaaacaaattcaacCACTTTGGCATTGAGCAATATCCTCACTTTTCGCTTTCGCTAGCATTGAATCTGAAAGGATTCGAGCAGTCCTGTTTTGGAGAAAGAGAACGGTTTTTATAGCGCCGGAAAAAAGTACGAAGAGTCGGTATTTGAACGGGGGCGATTTTGAGGTAGTACTGGGAAGTGTTGGAAAACCAGGAATTTCTCTTTAACTATCATCTAGATCGACACATGAGTGGGCCCTCTTTGTTACAAGAATAATTTGGACCTTTCCCTGAAATTTGAAGAGTGAAATCTGTACGCTCTTCCTTTAGTGTATCCACGAAGGTTAATAGTATTACACTAAGTTTAGTTGTTTGAGGATTTCTACAAAGAAGGAGAGCGAACAAAAAATCCATCCGTTTTTGTGCCATGGGTAGTCGAGAGCTGTGTATTGAGGCACTGAATGCAGGGATACAGCCTCCAAGCTTTAAGGATCTCCTACTTCCTGTATCAAACCCGGCAGCAAATGcgaaaaaacgaaacaagaagaagaagaggcAAAAAGCGAAGAAGCAAGCAGAGGTTTCCGCCGGCGCCCCTGGCATGTCTGAAGATGAAGGGCTGAGCAAAATCGAGCAGCTTTCTATGCATCCAGCCTTAGACAAGTTGATGGCCGAAAAGGATAAAGAGTATATGGAATATAGGAGAAACATCGAAAGTAATTTTACGGCTTCCCCTAACGGGTCTTCGCAATATTATCCATCGCTTGATGACATGAAtgcaatttcttcaacagaCTGGCAATTTACATTGGAATCGAATGCTGCCGCTGAACCTTCTGATGAATGCATAATCTCTTCTTCTCATATTGTTGATGAAGCAGAATTTCCCATCCATTTTCCAACTTTGGAGGAAGCTGCTTCGTCTTCCAACATGTCGGCAAACTCTGTACAAAATAACATGTCATCCTTTCCTCCGATAGAACCTATATTGCCTCTCCCTACATCTACATcttcaaagaagaaaaagaagaagaagaagaaatcaaaaaatgcGAATCCGGTCACAATTGAACCCATCGATTCACAGACAGATGCGCAGGATGATTTCCCGAGTCAAGATCAATCTTGCTATGATAATGCAGATCAGCATGgattttcatcttttccaaatactGATTTTGGCAAACCTAAAGACAAGATCTGGGCAGCCTCCAATACCGAAGAGCGTGAACAGATTCGTGAATTCTGGTTGTCTCTCAGCGAAGTTGAAAGGCGATCGCTTGTAAAAGTAGAGAAGGAAGCtgttttgcaaaaaatgaaagagcaacaaaaatattcttGTTCTTGCTCTGTATGCGGTAGAAAACGCCTTGCAATTGAGGAAGAACTGGAAGTATTATACGATGCTTACTATGAGGAGTTGGAGCAATATGCAAATATTCAACGTAATCGTGCTTTGATGCAACATTCTAATGCACTTGATGAGATTACCGCTCCCATTACTTCTCCACCCCATgttgaaataaatgaaatagtTGACAAAGAAGAgtcagaaaaagatattggTTTCCAGACAGAGTCGGAAACCCCTGAGGGAAGTATAGGGGAAGACGTTTTTCACCAAAATGATGTCTCTGTCGAAGATGGTGAAGAGCTCTCTGTTGACAAAAAGGTTTCTGCTTTTACTGAGCAATTTGATTCAATAGACGTTGATGCAAATCAAGTGGAAAATCTTCCTTATACCCCTATGGATCCTTCTCGACATcacgaaaaaaatagttaTCATGCAGATCTGTATAATTTCGGAAGCAGTCTTACTGTTAAGGGTGGTATTTTGACGGTTGCTGACgatttgttgaaaaacGATGGCAAAAAGTTCATTGAAATGATGGAGCAATTAGCTGAACGTCGCATGCAACGGGAGGATAATAGTACCTTTCATGAACCGGAAATGTATGACAGTGGTATAGAGTACgatgaaaacgaagacgaagaggatgaagatattgaggaagaagatgaagatgagCTTGATTTGATGACCGACGAACAAAGgatggaagaaggaaggaggatgtttcaaatttttgCCGCTAGACTCTTTGAGCAGAGAGTGTTACAAGCTTATCGGGAAAAGGTTGCGCAACAACGGCAGGCAAAACTTCTTGAAGAAATCGAAGAGGAAAATCGACGGAAACAAGAACGAGAGCTCAGGAagttaaaggaaaaggagaGAAAGAGggataaaaagaaacagcaGAGACTTgccaaagaagaagaacggCAGAAACGTGAAGCTGAACGATTGGCTGAGGAGACTGCACAGAAAGCATCTGAAGCCAAAAAGGCTGAAGAATCTcgcaaacgaaaagaagaacagcgtttgaagaaggaagaaaaaaagcgaCTGCAGGATTTGGAGcgtcaaagaaaagaggaGAGACGGAGAATGGAAGCAGAAGAACgacagaaacaaaaagagcaggagaaaaaattaaagaagcaGCAAGAAGAGGAACGGCAAAACGCGCTCTTGGAACAGCAGTTGCGTTTACAAGAAATAAAGGAACAAAAGCTTCGTCAAAAAGAGcttgaagaggaagagaaaCGGcgaaacaaagaagagcAGGAGAATCTATCGCTTGCACGTACGAAGGAGGTGGAAGAGGCAGAACAAAGATTACGTGAAGCCAAAATAGCTGCCTTTTTCGCACcgtcaaaagaagatgctATCAGCGTTGCTTCTCATCCTCCCTCCCTTCCTCAGGGTTTACCGAATGCttatttgcaaaaagaGCCACACCTTTCCCCTTCTGGTGCTTCATCTACTACGCCAAACTTACATTCGATACAATCAAGAGAAGTGAATACTCTTCCATTTGGAACACCTCAACCTAAGCCGATATATCAGAATCCTGTTTTGCTTCCCGAAAGGCTGACACCTTCACCAAGCTTCGtatcctcttcttctttttcttctccaCTTAATATACCTAATAGTTCTCTTTGTATAGATAATAATGGAAGATCGAGGCAATTTAGTACCGGTACCCCGAATTTGCTGAATCCCAATCGGAATTCTAATGGTCTATACTCTCCCGTCTCtcttttaaataatcaCGGTTCTTTTGGTTTGAGTCCCGGCACTCGCAACTCGCTAGGCCAAACGGCTTCTGTGCATTATCCTCGATTTTCAAACTGTATATCCCCTTTAAGTAGGAAGCTTTCTAGTAGCAATACTCCGCCATTATTATCAAGGTTGAATTTGGTTTCAAATGCTCAACAAAACCCATCAGAATTGAACGGTATGGCAGGAAATC
This window harbors:
- the dus3 gene encoding tRNA/mRNA dihydrouridine synthase Dus3, which codes for MSDPHSGVAPIREEFLAKPEQAERKRKPKERGQNKKRSKVSVREENALCPAISVGKECPFQSNCKFGHDVEVYLSQKEPDLGEKCVNFETYGICPAGYKCRWLSGHVKLNEDGKHELVEKPDSKFGLTMLNAVDKNVQKKLRTKQLDLSKAERMISIVLGEEKPKSNDQNIQESPKQEVNGTRDQNQDQTLADNNDPKAVKEDGPESQATETPQKQDEGEGNHKVTTDGIHKQSRSDVLLPTLRPQEKRRIDWKGRKILAPLTTVGNPPFRRLCGSLGADTFYTEMAMCQPLMQGHQPEWALVRGINTEREIMPSGRKGILGIQLACSKLWQGVKTAQVIAENCDGADFLDLNCGCPIDLVFRQGAGSSLLESPSRLIRNLQGIDAISGTIPTTVKLRTGNREDHPVVNKLLSRIHQETNTSAAVLHGRSRQQRYSKLANWEYVKDCASNIRKLNEGIEDLPEGSLRTQPLAFIGNGDCYSWEDWYEGMDTGVDTTMIARGALVKPWIFEEIDARQYIDKSSTQRLEILQEYCNNGLQYWGSDAQGINTTRRFFLEFMSFFHRYTPIALFEVARPRLNQRPPLYNARDEMEGMLASTNVNDWLKLSERFLGPTPSRFNFTPKHKSNSIEEAEG
- the ura2 gene encoding dihydroorotase Ura2, with the translated sequence MSLRLPGLADMHVHLRDGEMMKHVVPTVNQGGVSVAYVMPNLVPPITTVDACLKYKAEIELLDRKTKYLMSLYLSPEITPKVIHDASKRGVRGVKSYPKGATTNSDSGVESYEPFYATFEAMEETGMVLNIHGEVPASTSDDVFSAEPRFLPTLLDLHKRFPNLKIVLEHCSTEEAIEAVLNCGPSVAGTITAHHMYITHKDWENDPHCFCKPVAKTEKDRLALIKAATSRNPKFFFGSDSAPHPQSSKQKTPPAAGVFSQAFEASYLADIFDKEGCLHALQDFACKFGRDFYDVPIEESAPSLILENNPFTIPPLINDCLVPFRPRENSNWQCRWEEGTL
- the srp2 gene encoding splicing factor Srp2, with translation MSETRLFIGRIPPQAVREDVEDFFKGYGQILDCKVMNGFGFVELEDARDARDIVNDFQGKEFMGSQIVVEPARGERKRRENFRETAAAKYPRPRRTGYRLIVENLSEEVSWQDLKDVMRQAGEPTFTDAHRQNLGFGVVEFSTEDDMRNALTNLNGEEIKGTAIALREDPNAPNEPLPEGPGFRSRSPPPRRRFPMDNRRGGFARRDTYRPVRDDTYRPVRDDDHRPARDDDRRYIPRGGARDSFRRGGRDDFRGRDDFRGRDDFRRGPRRDDYRRPRADEYRPRRDDSYRPRRDDYPARDEEYGRDAYERSPSPRRERSRSPRYADEYSSYPPAPASEMQQSNDAPSYPGEPANSVPAEAGEGQVAAEW
- the rho2 gene encoding Rho family GTPase Rho2, which codes for MLQSQSIRRKLVVVGDGACGKTSLLSVFTLGYFPTVSVPTVFENYVSDCRVDGKSVQLALWDTAGQEEYERLRPMSYAKAHIILIGFAIDSPDSLENVSTKWIEEVNTLCPNIPFILVGMKADLRTDPAAVEEMRRRNQNFVKPQQAEIVAQRIGARKYMECSSLTGDGVDDVFEAATRAALTVRDLETDKSSTKCCIIA
- the nst1 gene encoding P-body component, Nst1; this translates as MGSRELCIEALNAGIQPPSFKDLLLPVSNPAANAKKRNKKKKRQKAKKQAEVSAGAPGMSEDEGLSKIEQLSMHPALDKLMAEKDKEYMEYRRNIESNFTASPNGSSQYYPSLDDMNAISSTDWQFTLESNAAAEPSDECIISSSHIVDEAEFPIHFPTLEEAASSSNMSANSVQNNMSSFPPIEPILPLPTSTSSKKKKKKKKKSKNANPVTIEPIDSQTDAQDDFPSQDQSCYDNADQHGFSSFPNTDFGKPKDKIWAASNTEEREQIREFWLSLSEVERRSLVKVEKEAVLQKMKEQQKYSCSCSVCGRKRLAIEEELEVLYDAYYEELEQYANIQRNRALMQHSNALDEITAPITSPPHVEINEIVDKEESEKDIGFQTESETPEGSIGEDVFHQNDVSVEDGEELSVDKKVSAFTEQFDSIDVDANQVENLPYTPMDPSRHHEKNSYHADLYNFGSSLTVKGGILTVADDLLKNDGKKFIEMMEQLAERRMQREDNSTFHEPEMYDSGIEYDENEDEEDEDIEEEDEDELDLMTDEQRMEEGRRMFQIFAARLFEQRVLQAYREKVAQQRQAKLLEEIEEENRRKQERELRKLKEKERKRDKKKQQRLAKEEERQKREAERLAEETAQKASEAKKAEESRKRKEEQRLKKEEKKRLQDLERQRKEERRRMEAEERQKQKEQEKKLKKQQEEERQNALLEQQLRLQEIKEQKLRQKELEEEEKRRNKEEQENLSLARTKEVEEAEQRLREAKIAAFFAPSKEDAISVASHPPSLPQGLPNAYLQKEPHLSPSGASSTTPNLHSIQSREVNTLPFGTPQPKPIYQNPVLLPERLTPSPSFVSSSSFSSPLNIPNSSLCIDNNGRSRQFSTGTPNLLNPNRNSNGLYSPVSLLNNHGSFGLSPGTRNSLGQTASVHYPRFSNCISPLSRKLSSSNTPPLLSRLNLVSNAQQNPSELNGMAGNHASNMDMATSKETLMGSFGTEALGLGSPTPMRSRPTPIRRPSQNNPLLMKKPLKEERVGSRALLDENSDTVLSQNPALGASYDGLNRRGSQGYAKSLNYSSWNSPNNTSFYNPLSSGPWSSALGAFTPNSLTTDAPRGQYTWANKG